In Campylobacter sp. RM16187, the DNA window TAAATTGATTATCTAATTCAAGTATCGGTGACCAGTATTTTGTAACTATACTTCTTATCTCTTGTAAATTGCTAGTATAAAATAGTCTTTTTTCTGTTTCTTGCAGCGTAAATATATTATTACCAATTTTCTTTTCCAACTCTTTTCGTTCTTTTTTGAGTCTATTAAAATCCTCTTCGTCATCGATTTTGTAAAGCTCGTCTTTAATCTCATTTAGCCTATTTATAATATCAATATTTTGAGGATTAGGCTCATTTAGATTAGCTAAGTCTAACCTGTTTTTTAGCTCTTTTATCTTTTTAAGATTATTATGAATTACTCTTATGGCTCCACTTGCATCATTTTCATCTTTTTGCAGCGTTATTTCCAAGGTGTCTAGTTTTATACTATTATTGATTATATTTAAACGTGGTGTGATTACCGGTACTATTTTCTTTATTAGTTCATTTGGTAATACAAAATTTACATCTTTATATTTTAAAAAATCTAAAAATTTAGCAATCTCATTTTTAAAATGTCTGGCGGTATTGTTTTTATCCTCAGCTTGTTTTAATTGCAATTTTATATCTTGGCATTTTTGACTGTTTCTAGACAACTTTTTGTTAATGTCTTCGATTCTTTCTGACAAATCTTCTAATCGTTTATAATAATTTGATAGATCGCTCATATCCTTGTCTATAGCATTTTTTCTTTCTTCATCTTTGCTCCACATATCTATATGTTTTTCTTTAATTTTATTTTGTATCGTGCTTAAATAGTAGCCCAAAGCCTTGCTCTCTTTTAGATGCTCTATATCGTCACTAGTTTTGCTATCGTTTAGACGCACTGCTCTTATAGAAGGGTCTTTGGCTAGCCTCTCTAGTACGTTATCAACTGCTAAGTTTGTTTGAGATGCTAGCAATACTCGTTGCCCATTTTTCGTAAAATGATATATCGCCTCGGCTATTACGGTAGTTTTACCGGTTCCAGGAGGTCCTTGTATTAAACAAACATCTTTAGTGGCTAGCATTTTTTGAACTGCTACTTTTTGTTCCTCATTTAAGTTGGAATTTTTCCACACATACTCTTTGTTTATCTCTTCATCTGTTGGTATTTCGGCTTTTGTTATATCAAATAACCACAAGAGCAAATTTGGTGCCATATTTTCATCTTGCAAGGCTTTATTTATACCTCTCTTTAAACGAGATATGAGTGCAAAATCACCAACTTCTTTTGTAGCTAAAAATCCAGTTTTTTTATCTTTAAAAAAACTATCAACTTCTTCACTGCTTACATTAGTGTTGTATTCTTCAATATAATCTTTATCTATTTTGAAAACAACATTATATTCGTAAAGATTATTTTTATATGTAGGTACTATGTTGTCTAACTTGGCTTCTAAATCACCTAAAATTCTAGTGCTGTTAAAATTCTGACCGACTTTATATTTTGGATTATATACGAACCTTGTATCCTCTTGTGAATATGAATTGTCAAATATATCCAAATTCCCTCGTTTTAGATACTTTTTTATTTTGTCAAAGTCTTTTGTATCCTGCACTATAAGATTTAATACAATAGACTGATCTTCATCATTAAACTTGATATATTTATACTTTATCCCGACTAATTTTTGTTCTACGATTTTTTTCTCCACTCAAGATAGCTTTGCCACTCTTGGAAATTGTCTTGAGAAATTTTAACCATAGATTCTGTTTCATCTATTTTATAATTTAAATCATGGCTGCCAAAATTGCCTAAATTTTTAGTATGTACGATAACACTATTTATCTCTTCTTCTATTTCTTTTTTTGCACCTTTATAGTTTGGTACTATTTTTATCTTATTTACAACAAAGAAGCCACTTTTTACATAACCTCTAAAAGAAAGTGATTTACCATTTAATTGCTCTATAAAAAAATTATCGTACACCGGTCTAATCCAAACCTGACGCAATTCTTTAGGCTCATTGTCTTTATAAGAAACAATTCTAGTTGCATTAGCAAAATATAATGTATTATTAAAGCTGTCATAAAAGCATTTATCTAATAAATTTTTAGCATACTCTACAATGCCTATATTTTCTAAAAAATTATTGTTACCTTCAAGCATTTTAGATATATTTTTTATGTCAAGTTCTAAATCATTTCCTCTACCGTTTAAATCATTTTCTATCTTAATATACAAATCGTTCATATTTTAAATCTTTCATATATAAATATTAACTTCAATTTAAATATTTATATAATTATATTAAAACCTCTTTGATTAAAAAATAAAAAAGTCAAATAAAATATTATTATAATTATAAGATTAAATACATATTGTATATGTGGTTAGTTAAAAACAGACCTTAGAAAAATAATAAAAGATTTGTGATATTATGT includes these proteins:
- a CDS encoding DEAD/DEAH box helicase, with the translated sequence MEKKIVEQKLVGIKYKYIKFNDEDQSIVLNLIVQDTKDFDKIKKYLKRGNLDIFDNSYSQEDTRFVYNPKYKVGQNFNSTRILGDLEAKLDNIVPTYKNNLYEYNVVFKIDKDYIEEYNTNVSSEEVDSFFKDKKTGFLATKEVGDFALISRLKRGINKALQDENMAPNLLLWLFDITKAEIPTDEEINKEYVWKNSNLNEEQKVAVQKMLATKDVCLIQGPPGTGKTTVIAEAIYHFTKNGQRVLLASQTNLAVDNVLERLAKDPSIRAVRLNDSKTSDDIEHLKESKALGYYLSTIQNKIKEKHIDMWSKDEERKNAIDKDMSDLSNYYKRLEDLSERIEDINKKLSRNSQKCQDIKLQLKQAEDKNNTARHFKNEIAKFLDFLKYKDVNFVLPNELIKKIVPVITPRLNIINNSIKLDTLEITLQKDENDASGAIRVIHNNLKKIKELKNRLDLANLNEPNPQNIDIINRLNEIKDELYKIDDEEDFNRLKKERKELEKKIGNNIFTLQETEKRLFYTSNLQEIRSIVTKYWSPILELDNQFNTEIYSLSTSFLENLTFIDTKTYKEELEILNGKISINKESRSHNLNIVSQTNNNITDIKSKYNICDELSQDEALEKIERVRNDLVATINNYTSTRKNFENILKNFNSKLENIDLKNENEYYKDTYINSCNVVGMSCTDNPKILEDRGLDTFDVVIVDEVSKTTPPELLLPMLKSSKVILVGDHRQLPPLFGENEKAYSEIVDSVGDREDEELKNIITGENFNEYKNMVTSSIFKKYFETAHPNIKHSLLKQFRMHSQIMGVINRFYENRLIAGLPLEIENISKAHNITIKGENGFRFIEPQKHVYWINSSEIVVDGKKEKISELHETRSTSTYNIVELHMTVELLNKLEKFYTDKKIDHKASVGVVCLYQLQVNKIRLFLKKKGISFKYIGVDINTVDRFQGKEKEIIISNLVRTRSYSSHIKSFERINVMFSRAQKVLFIMGDIDCFKKLNIEIPKMDQIGSLNRRIYRDIINTLIEANMCFDSNILLGNQLAKSIYQEYKKLNTKGNSNEKRNS